Proteins co-encoded in one Ruegeria pomeroyi DSS-3 genomic window:
- a CDS encoding CcoQ/FixQ family Cbb3-type cytochrome c oxidase assembly chaperone, whose amino-acid sequence MEEYTLLRQFADSWMLLALFAFFIGVVIWVFRPGSTRTYDDTANIPFRHADAPAPVQGDAAAPLRGDDKPATFKEARQ is encoded by the coding sequence ATGGAAGAATATACCCTTCTGCGGCAGTTCGCCGACAGCTGGATGTTGCTGGCACTGTTCGCCTTCTTCATCGGGGTGGTGATCTGGGTGTTCCGCCCGGGTTCGACCCGCACCTATGACGATACCGCCAACATCCCGTTCCGGCATGCGGACGCACCCGCGCCCGTTCAGGGCGATGCAGCAGCGCCCCTGCGGGGCGACGACAAACCCGCCACATTCAAGGAGGCGCGGCAATGA
- a CDS encoding FixH family protein: MAERTFTGKHAAMVFVGAFGIIIGVNILLAYSAIKTFPGLEVKNSYVASQEFDTRRDAQEALGWHVRADATGGLVVLSITDRAGKPVEVSELKAVLGRATHVQEDFAPDFAFDGTAYVAKAELGDGNWNIRMVARAEDGTEFVQRVVLHVKG, translated from the coding sequence ATGGCTGAGCGCACCTTCACCGGCAAACATGCGGCCATGGTCTTTGTCGGCGCATTCGGCATCATCATCGGGGTGAACATCCTGTTGGCCTATAGCGCGATCAAGACCTTTCCGGGGCTGGAGGTTAAGAACTCCTATGTCGCCAGCCAGGAATTCGACACCCGCCGCGACGCGCAAGAGGCGCTGGGCTGGCATGTGCGCGCCGATGCGACGGGGGGTCTGGTGGTCCTGTCGATCACCGACCGCGCCGGCAAACCGGTCGAGGTTTCCGAGCTGAAGGCGGTGCTGGGCCGCGCGACCCATGTGCAAGAGGATTTCGCGCCCGATTTCGCCTTTGACGGCACCGCCTATGTGGCCAAGGCGGAACTGGGCGACGGCAACTGGAACATCCGCATGGTGGCGCGGGCCGAGGACGGCACCGAATTCGTCCAGCGGGTTGTACTGCATGTGAAAGGATAA
- the ccoP gene encoding cytochrome-c oxidase, cbb3-type subunit III — MSKKPVQKQEVETTGHSWDGIEEYNNPLPRWWLWTFYLCIIWAIGYTIAYPAWPMINSATAGVMGWSTRANVAADIAAVDEANAPINAKLESVELTAIAADADLNSYAVSAGSAVFKTWCAQCHGSGAAGAVGYPNLLDDDWLWGGSIEDIHQTVTAGIRNTENDDARYSEMPAFGRDELLEAAEIDQVVNYVMSLSGEPQDAAQVAAGAVVFADNCSSCHAEDATGDRTQGAPNLADAIWLFGGDYAAISDSVNNARFGVMPAWDSRLTEAQIRAVSAYVHQLGGGE; from the coding sequence ATGAGCAAGAAACCTGTTCAGAAACAAGAGGTCGAAACCACCGGCCACAGCTGGGACGGGATCGAGGAATACAACAACCCGCTTCCCCGCTGGTGGCTGTGGACCTTCTATCTCTGCATCATCTGGGCCATCGGCTATACCATCGCCTATCCCGCCTGGCCGATGATCAACTCGGCCACCGCCGGGGTGATGGGCTGGTCGACCCGGGCCAATGTGGCGGCTGATATCGCCGCCGTGGATGAGGCCAACGCGCCGATCAATGCCAAGCTGGAATCGGTCGAGCTGACCGCGATCGCAGCCGATGCCGACCTGAACTCCTATGCGGTGTCGGCAGGCTCCGCCGTGTTCAAGACCTGGTGCGCCCAGTGCCACGGGTCGGGTGCTGCCGGTGCGGTGGGCTATCCCAACCTGCTGGATGACGACTGGCTTTGGGGTGGTTCGATCGAGGATATCCACCAGACCGTCACCGCCGGTATCCGCAACACGGAAAACGACGATGCGCGCTATTCCGAGATGCCCGCCTTTGGCCGCGACGAACTGCTGGAAGCTGCCGAGATCGACCAGGTGGTCAACTATGTGATGTCGCTGTCGGGTGAACCGCAGGATGCCGCACAAGTGGCCGCCGGTGCGGTGGTCTTTGCCGACAACTGCTCGTCCTGCCATGCCGAAGACGCCACCGGGGACCGCACGCAGGGTGCGCCCAACCTGGCGGATGCGATCTGGCTGTTTGGCGGCGACTATGCCGCGATCTCGGACTCGGTCAACAACGCCCGGTTCGGCGTGATGCCCGCCTGGGACAGCCGCCTGACCGAAGCGCAGATCCGCGCGGTCTCGGCCTATGTCCACCAGCTGGGCGGCGGTGAGTAG
- the ccoO gene encoding cytochrome-c oxidase, cbb3-type subunit II, translated as MAILDKHKILETNATLLLIFSFLVVTIGGIVQIAPLFWLENTIEKVEGMRPYTPLEMAGREVYIREGCYVCHSQMIRPMRDEVERYGHYSLAAESMYDHPFQWGSKRTGPDLARVGGRYSDDWHVDHMRDPQSVVPESVMPKYGYLERTMIDGKYIGDLMAANAIVGVPYTDEMIEAAQADFAAQADPDSDYDGLLERYGDKVNVRNFDGQPGVSEADALIAYLQMLGTLVDFSTFTPDASR; from the coding sequence ATGGCAATTCTCGACAAACATAAAATCCTCGAGACCAACGCGACCCTCCTGCTGATCTTCAGCTTTCTGGTCGTGACCATCGGCGGCATCGTGCAGATCGCACCGCTGTTCTGGCTGGAAAACACCATCGAGAAGGTGGAGGGCATGCGGCCCTACACCCCTCTCGAGATGGCAGGGCGCGAAGTCTACATTCGCGAAGGCTGCTATGTGTGTCACAGCCAGATGATCCGCCCGATGCGGGACGAGGTCGAACGCTATGGCCACTACTCGCTGGCGGCAGAGTCGATGTACGACCACCCGTTCCAGTGGGGCTCCAAGCGGACAGGGCCCGACCTCGCCCGCGTGGGCGGTCGCTACTCGGACGATTGGCACGTGGATCACATGCGTGACCCGCAGTCGGTGGTGCCGGAATCGGTGATGCCCAAATATGGCTACCTGGAACGCACCATGATCGACGGCAAGTACATCGGTGATCTCATGGCCGCCAATGCGATCGTCGGCGTGCCGTACACGGACGAGATGATCGAAGCCGCCCAAGCCGACTTTGCCGCCCAGGCCGATCCCGACAGCGACTATGACGGGCTGCTGGAGCGCTATGGAGACAAGGTCAATGTGCGTAACTTCGACGGTCAGCCGGGGGTCTCCGAGGCCGATGCGCTGATCGCCTATCTGCAAATGTTGGGTACGTTGGTCGACTTCTCGACCTTCACGCCGGACGCGAGCCGCTGA
- the ccoG gene encoding cytochrome c oxidase accessory protein CcoG, with translation MAVTLGIYYLTPWIRWDRGPSLPDQAVLLDMANRRFYFFWIEIWPHEFYFVAGLLIMAGLGLFLFTSALGRVWCGYACPQTVWTDLFILVERWIEGDRNARLRLHRQEKLDFRKARLRITKWAAWLLIGLATGGAWIFYFADAPTLLSDLVTGNAHPIAYTTMAVLTFTTFFFGGFAREQICIYACPWPRIQAAMMDEDTLVVGYREWRGEPRGKGKRTEDSELGDCIDCMACVNVCPVGIDIRDGQQLECITCALCIDACDDMMEKIGKPRGLIDYMALKDEEAERAGHPPKNIWKHILRPRTIMYTSLWSLVGFGLLFALFIRSDIDLTVAPVRNPTFVTLSDGSIRNTYDVRLRNKHGEERPFQLSVVGDPSMRIELEGLPDENVSVPADTAFLQRVYIVTPKDAAPSQAASTDVRIWVEDQSNGERAYKDTTFNGRGN, from the coding sequence ATGGCGGTGACACTGGGGATCTACTACCTGACCCCTTGGATTCGCTGGGATCGCGGCCCCAGCCTGCCCGATCAGGCGGTGCTGCTGGATATGGCCAACCGGCGCTTCTATTTCTTCTGGATCGAGATCTGGCCGCACGAGTTCTATTTTGTCGCCGGCCTGCTGATCATGGCAGGGCTTGGCCTGTTCCTGTTCACCTCGGCGTTGGGCCGGGTCTGGTGTGGCTATGCCTGTCCGCAAACGGTGTGGACCGACCTCTTCATCCTGGTCGAACGCTGGATCGAGGGCGACCGCAACGCCCGGCTGCGCCTGCACCGTCAGGAAAAGCTCGACTTCCGCAAGGCGCGGCTCAGGATCACCAAATGGGCCGCTTGGCTGCTGATCGGCCTCGCCACCGGTGGGGCCTGGATCTTTTACTTCGCCGATGCGCCGACGCTGCTCAGCGATCTGGTGACCGGCAACGCCCATCCCATCGCCTATACGACCATGGCGGTGCTGACATTTACCACCTTCTTCTTTGGTGGCTTCGCGCGCGAGCAGATCTGTATCTATGCCTGCCCCTGGCCGCGTATTCAGGCCGCCATGATGGACGAGGATACCCTGGTCGTGGGCTACCGCGAATGGCGGGGAGAGCCGCGCGGCAAAGGCAAGCGGACCGAGGATTCGGAACTGGGCGATTGCATCGACTGCATGGCCTGCGTCAACGTCTGCCCGGTCGGGATCGATATCCGCGACGGCCAGCAGCTGGAATGCATCACCTGCGCGCTGTGTATCGACGCCTGCGACGACATGATGGAGAAGATCGGCAAGCCGCGCGGGCTGATCGACTATATGGCGCTCAAGGACGAAGAGGCCGAGCGGGCCGGTCACCCGCCCAAGAACATCTGGAAACATATCCTGCGCCCACGCACCATCATGTATACCAGCCTGTGGTCGCTGGTGGGCTTTGGGCTGCTGTTTGCGCTCTTCATCCGCTCGGATATCGACCTGACCGTGGCGCCGGTGCGCAACCCGACCTTTGTCACCCTGTCGGACGGGTCGATCCGCAACACCTATGATGTGCGGCTGCGCAACAAACATGGCGAGGAACGCCCGTTCCAGCTGTCCGTGGTCGGCGATCCGTCGATGCGGATCGAGCTGGAGGGCCTGCCCGATGAAAACGTCTCCGTCCCCGCCGATACCGCCTTTTTGCAGCGGGTCTATATCGTGACGCCCAAGGACGCGGCCCCGTCGCAAGCGGCCAGCACCGATGTCCGTATCTGGGTCGAGGATCAAAGCAACGGCGAACGCGCCTATAAGGACACCACATTCAACGGACGGGGGAACTGA